AGGTCTTTTCAGAACCATCCAGTAAAGAACGCCTTTTTCTTCAGGAACCTCACCTGTTCCATGTATTTCATTGGGAAAAGCAATGAAAATGTCTCCTCCATATAATCTGAACGTGTTGTTACCAACGAAGTATTCCTGACTTCCTTTTGCCAAATAACAAATTTCGATCATATCCGAGTGGGTATGAGTGGGAAGTATCGTTTGCGTGTTAACATAATTATATCTGCCAAATTCGTCAAAAACTTCTATTCCATGTTTTTTCATGTCTAATATCAAACGGCTGATTTCTCTGTTTCTCATCTATGTCATCGATTTTAAGGATATGTACGGGACAAATATAGAAAGAAAGTAAGAATAGAAGTATTAATCTGAAAAAAACATTCAAAATAGTGCTATGATATTTCTTTGAATCCATAAGTCATTCACTAGCTCTACATTTGCAAATGTAAATCATATTATCATGAAACAGGAAGAGCTAAAAACTTCCATAAACACACTATTATGCAAAATAAATTAAAAGGCTGGATCGCACCTAACACGGTTACAAAGGATCCTAATGACAAAATTCTTATTTTGGATGCTGCCGGTAATGTAGAACTGGAACAAATCTACAAAGAAATGCGTGAAGAAGATACGGGCTTACGCCAGGAAACTTTGGTTCATGTTGTTAATCTTTACGAACGTATTGTTGCCCGTTTTTTGATGAATGGTTATAATGTGAGTACTGGATTGTTTTATGCAGTTCCTCGTTTTACAGGTTTGATAGAAAGTGGACGCTGGAATCCGAACAAGAACAGTATTTATGTTTCTTTCAACCAGAATAAAGTTCTGCGTGAAGAAATCGCGAAGACAGAGGTGGTTATACAGGGTGAAAAGAATGATGTGATGTATATTCTTGAAACCGAAGATAAAAAGACAGGACTGAAGGACGG
This is a stretch of genomic DNA from Parabacteroides chongii. It encodes these proteins:
- a CDS encoding DNA-binding domain-containing protein, translating into MQNKLKGWIAPNTVTKDPNDKILILDAAGNVELEQIYKEMREEDTGLRQETLVHVVNLYERIVARFLMNGYNVSTGLFYAVPRFTGLIESGRWNPNKNSIYVSFNQNKVLREEIAKTEVVIQGEKNDVMYILETEDKKTGLKDGRMTPGRNFVIRGSHIKVVGEDASVGVTFRKKTDDTTVKLEEDMFGTNNPSELIFIVPSELSDGDYELIITTQYTKNSGLLLKEPRSVSVPVYVGEKSDEEDDRPVIE